The genomic region CCTGCATCCGGGCCAGTGCGCGGAAATCCTCTATGGCGGGCAGCGCATCGGCTGGCTGGGCAGCCTCCATCCCCGCTGGGTGCAAAAATACGAGCTGCCGGCGGCGCCGGTGCTGTTCGAGCTCCTGGTGGCGCCGCTGACGGGTGCGCGGCTGCCCCGGTACACGGAAGTGTCCAAATTTCCGCCGGTAAGACGCGATCTTGCCGTGATCGTCGACGAAAACGTGGAAGCCGGGGCCATGCTTGCCGCCTGTAGGGAGGCGGCGCCCCCGGAGGTCACGGAGGTGGCGCTGTTCGACCTCTATCAAGGCAAAGGCATTGATTCTGGAAAGAAAAGTCTTGCCTTCCGGATTCTAATGCAGGATACTCGCAAGACCCTGACCGACGCTGAGGTGGACGCGGTCATGGCGAGCCTCACCCAGGTCCTGGCCGACCGTTTCGGGGCCAGGCTGCGGCACTAGTCGCATCGCGAGGAAGCCTATGACTTTGACAAAAGCCGAACTGGCCGACCTAATCTTCGAAAAAGTCGGACTGAACAAGCGCGAAGCCAAGGACATGGTGGAATCCTTCTTTGAAGAGGTGCGGCTCGCCCTGGAGTCGGGGGAGAGCGTCAAGCTGTCTGGCTTCGGCAACTTCCAGTTGCGGGACAAACCCCAGCGGCCCGGACGCAACCCCAAGACCGGGGCGGAAATCCCCATCAGCGCCCGCCGGGTCGTGACCTTCCACGCCAGCCAGAAGCTCAAGTCCCTGGTGGAGGAATCCTTTGCCCGCCGGCTGCGGGAACAGCAGGCTAATCAGGCCGAACCGCAAACCGAAACGGCGGGCGAATAGCCGCCTGACGTCTTCTCACGCGCTCTTTTCCTCCCCGGGCCATGCAGAACACCAAGACCGACGCCTTGCCGCCCATTCCGGCAAAACGCTACTTTACCATCGGCGAGGTGAGCGAGCTGTGTGGCGTCAAACCCCACGTTCTGCGCTACTGGGAACAGGAATTCACCCAGCTCAAACCGGTCAAGCGGCGGGGCAACCGCCGCTACTACCAGCACCACGAGGTGCTCCTCATCCGGCGCATCCGGGAGCTCCTCTACGAGCAGGGTTTCACCATCAGTGGCGCGCGCAACCGTCTGGAGTCGGGCCTGCTCGATGAGCCCGATACCGCCGCCAAGCCCGCTGTCGATCTCGCTGCGATCCGGCGTGAAATCGAGGACGTATTGAAACTGCTGGAAAGCTAGGCATACCCTTGATTTCTCCTCCCCGATGGGGGATGATGCCGGCCCAACCCTTACATGGCGGGCCTCCCCGCATTGCAAGGCGGTGAACCTGGTCAGGTCCGGAAGGAAGCAGCCACAGCCGCTCACTGCAAGTGCCGGGGGTAAGGCTCGCCACCCCCCTTCGCGGTCCGGCACCGCGCCCTTTGATAAAATCGGCCCATGAGTTACCAAGTCCTCGCGCGCAAATGGCGCCCCCGCACCTTCGCCGAGATAGTGGGGCAGGAGCACGTGGTGCGCGCCCTGTCCAACGCCCTGGAACAGAAACGTCTGCACCATGCGTATCTGCTCACCGGCACCCGCGGCGTAGGCAAGACCACCCTCGGGCGGATCATCGCCAAATGCCTGAACTGCGAGACCGGCATCACCCCGCAGCCCTGCGGCGTTTGCGCGGCCTGCACGGCCATCGACCAGGGCCGTTTCGTGGACATGATCGAGCTTGATGCCGCCTCCAACACCGGCATCGACAACATGCGCGAAGTGCTGGACAACGCCCAGTACGCCCCCACCGCCGGGCGCTTCAAGGTGTACCTCATCGACGAGGTGCATATGCTCTCCAAGGCGGCCTTCAACTCCATGCTGAAGACCCTGGAGGAGCCGCCGGAACATGTGAAATTCATCCTCGCCACCACCGACCCGCAGAAGATTCCGGTGACCGTGCTGTCCCGTTGCCTGCAGTTCAATCTCAAGCAGATGTCGCCCCCGGCCATCGTGGCGCACCTGACGCGGGTGTTGCAGGCTGAGGGGATCGAGTTCGAACCGGCGGCGCTGCGGCTTCTGGCGCGCGCGGCGCAGGGCTCGATGCGCGATGCCTTGAGCCTCACCGACCAGGCCATCGCCCACGGCAGCGGGCGCATCCAGGAGGCGGACGTGCGCGCCATGCTGGGCGTGGTGGACCAGGGGTATCTCTTCGATCTCCTCCACGCCCTGGTGGCGCGGGATGGGCCGCAACTCATCGCCGTGGCCGACCGCATGGCGGAGCACAGCCTTTCCTTCGAGGCGGCGC from Burkholderiales bacterium harbors:
- a CDS encoding integration host factor subunit alpha, whose translation is MTLTKAELADLIFEKVGLNKREAKDMVESFFEEVRLALESGESVKLSGFGNFQLRDKPQRPGRNPKTGAEIPISARRVVTFHASQKLKSLVEESFARRLREQQANQAEPQTETAGE
- a CDS encoding MerR family transcriptional regulator, coding for MQNTKTDALPPIPAKRYFTIGEVSELCGVKPHVLRYWEQEFTQLKPVKRRGNRRYYQHHEVLLIRRIRELLYEQGFTISGARNRLESGLLDEPDTAAKPAVDLAAIRREIEDVLKLLES
- the dnaX gene encoding DNA polymerase III subunit gamma/tau → MSYQVLARKWRPRTFAEIVGQEHVVRALSNALEQKRLHHAYLLTGTRGVGKTTLGRIIAKCLNCETGITPQPCGVCAACTAIDQGRFVDMIELDAASNTGIDNMREVLDNAQYAPTAGRFKVYLIDEVHMLSKAAFNSMLKTLEEPPEHVKFILATTDPQKIPVTVLSRCLQFNLKQMSPPAIVAHLTRVLQAEGIEFEPAALRLLARAAQGSMRDALSLTDQAIAHGSGRIQEADVRAMLGVVDQGYLFDLLHALVARDGPQLIAVADRMAEHSLSFEAALQDLGVLLHQVALAQTVPAALPEDLPERARILELARLMTPEEVQLDYQIVLTGRRDLPLAPDEYAGFTMTLLRLLAFRPEECGEGEEAAEAAAVTATGAPGPAQKKTDGDSARKEPPGAQAKGAQAFDGDWAGLIARLPMSGMARMLAEHCELAAFTDGLIRLMVPPEHRHLTDKPYQEKLRQALEAHFGRPLKLLIETGTLKGPTPAQRAQNERALKQARAVEAIEGDPFVRELLEQFDARLIESSIKPVQQ